Part of the Leishmania infantum JPCM5 genome chromosome 7 genome, CGTTCTTTCGGCGCGCGGACGAGGCGGCTGAGGCGCAGGCTTCCGCGATTATGgctgcgatggcgcagcatcagcagaacggtgacgcggctgctgcgccgtcctcgccgctgccgtccgcgGCTGCACTGCCACCGTGGTACACGCTTGTTGCACCAGAGATGGTGAAGCGCGGCGTCCACCTGCCCGAAGACCACGACGGGGTCGTCCTGGACGCTACCGCGGAGATGCTCGAAAGCGTTGCCAAGGCgtacggcgcgctgctgcagccctATATGCCCTACCTGGTCCCTCTGCTCGCCATGCACGCCGACGTGGGGACGCGGCCCCCGGAAGGACTCGTGACCGCCGTGGGCACCCTCGCCACCGTGCTGCAGGCGTACGGCTCCGTCGACACCAATGGCGAtggtgctgcgtcgccggcgtcggagcagctgctggcgccatTCGTCGAGACAGCCGCGCAGCTGAGTTTCAGCGTCATGGCAGGCTCAGACGAGTCCACCGCAAAGGCGAACAGCGCGTATCTCTTACGCATCCTTGTGGAGGGCTGCCCGAGTTTCTTCACACAGCAGCCCGCCGTCGTGCCGCAGTGCTTCCAGGCCCTCTGGTCCATAGTCGgcaacgaggaggacgagatACCGGAGGCGGTCGACAACGCGGTCAGCGCCACCTGCTCCTTCGTCCGCTGCCttccgctgtcgctgctgcccatcGACCAGGTCATCCCTCCCCTCATGGCGCACCTGCCTATGAAGATAGATAAAGCAGAGAACCCGAACGCGGTGCGGACACTGTGCTATCTGCTGGGCAATGACCATGCCGCCTCGACCGCAGCGGTGTCGAGCTGGTTACCGTCCGTGGTCGGTGCCGTCGCGAACGTGCTCGCCGCGGCAACCGTGGAGGATGCTGATAAGCAGCGCCTGGTGCAGCAGGGCGCGTCAGTCTTCGCGCAAGCTCACCCGCAGgcatggcggcagcagcagcagcagcagcagggcttGTCGGACGGGCAGCGCGCAGTGCTGCAGGCATGGCAGCTGTGAAGTACAGCTCTGCCAAGGATCTCAGAGGGGGGACGAGGGGCATGAGGCGGCGAACATTCCTCATTTGCGGAccctctcctgctctccTATaccgccgccgacaccagAGACTCGCTGCCGACGTTGTCTTCTTCTCTATCCCTCTCTTGTGTGGGCGCCAGTACTTGGAGTGCGTTGTAACGCGTAAAGTAGCGTCGATAACGACGGAAATTTAAGTGGTGTGTCTGCGCATATGTTTATGTGTCTTTAACACTCGTCGACGTgacccttcccctctccgccaactcgctcgctcgcttgctctctctGGATTCCGCCAACTGCTTGCCGCGACGTTCCTTCCTCACCGCCCACCATCGTGCGTTCGCGCGTGGTGCACGTGTGACGATGGGGATCGTTGACACTCTGCTGCCGcaaggcgcgcacacatgcgacCATCTACTAGACACGcattctcctcctcttttttctctgagtgtgtgcgtgtgcgtatgtgtgtgcgatgCGTATCGCGTCACCAGCGCATGCCTGTGCGAGTACACAGAAAGGCGCATTCTGCACGCGCCTTTTCTcacccctccgcctccctgcGCTTCATACGCACATACgtgctctcttctctgcatccgtcctgctgctcctcgtgTTGCGGCTGCGCCGGTTGGGCGTGAACAGGGCCGCTTCTCATTTTTCGGGTCTCTCCCGACCATCTATGGATGTACGTctctgtgcctgcgcgcgtgttgtAGGCTATCTGTTCCcgcaggtgctgcggtgctcAAGGGCATTATTGTCCTCGTGGTGTGCGCGCAGCAACGCACCACCTGCTCTTTCCTGCTCTCCCGTCacgcacaacacacacacacacacacacacacacacgcacacgcaggacGGCACTCTCACTGACGGCGTGCGCGACGTTGCTGAACGTGTACGAAGAGGTCGACGATGCGATCGCGCGTACGCTTCCGACCACTTGGTAGAAACACAAGGTATAGGCATCCTGCTgccacagcggcggccgcagcgcggaTGCGCTGTGTTTATCGGCCTGCCAGCGGCGCGagtggctgctgcagagccACTGCTAGCGGCGGCACTACCCTTTCCGCCGGCACCGTGGCGTACGCCTCGCGGCACTTCAGTGCGCCTACGCGTCTGTCGCGATCGgaaccaccgccaccgccactcccGCCACTCCCGGGGCCAGGCGCCACGGTGAGCGAGGAACGTGTCGCACGATGGTGTCGGCGGCTGTGGGACCTCACGCGCAAGTCCACTGGCAGCGTGGCCTCTGCCCATGTCACCCCACAGCTTCAACTCGCCGCCCAcagagcaacagcagcactgttatcatcgtcgtcggcgtcccCCTTCACCGCGCCACTGCAGATTGACGACAATGGGGAGGTGACGGGCGAGGTGGTGCTGTCctgcctgcgccgcgccatccGTAGCGATCAAGGCCGCATTCCTGGCGTCATTGTGGAGAGCGTGTGGGCCGCCTTCGACGTGCTCGTGCCGCCCATCGTCCAGAACAGCGTCACAGAGGATAGCATCACACCCGCGACGGAGGATAGCTTCTTTATGTTCATCTCGACCTTGAACGAGCTCAACTTCGACCTGCACGCGGTCGTGAAGGCAAGCACGCAGCTGACAGCGAAGGTGGACTCCTACGTGGCCCTTCTACGGCAGGCGGAGGCTCAAGAAACGCAGcaagcggcaacagcagctgccTGTGGCTCTGCACAGGCCGCTATCGACGGATGCGAGCTCATGGAGAAGCTCATGAAGACTAAGGGGGAGGTCATGCAGTGCTGCTTCGAGGCCCGCAACGCCGGCTCTCCTCTCTACTACACGTGGTTGTGGCACACGGCCGCCATGCCGGACGGCCTGCGGCGGCTCATGCATTTTCGAAAGCTGACCCATTTCTTCGAGAGCTTGTGCAAGCGACACATCAAACATctcatgcagcagcagcagcagcagccgcagcggcggagctTACTGTCTTCTTCGGCGCCTGCTACTGGCGAGTCTGCGGGGACGTtgccatcagcagcagcatcaagCGCCACGGAGCAAAGTCGCTGCGCTGGCGAGCTCTCCAAGTGGCGTAGTCGTCTCGTCGAGGTAGGCCTAATCGATGGTGCCATGTCGCTTCTCTTGCACGACCTCTTCTCCAAGGAGTACTTGGTGATGGAGGAGCTGACGTGGctctcgacgccgccgtcgatgctGGACCAGATCATGCGTGCCGAGTCTGTCCATCCGTTCGTCCGCGGACTCGAAGACATGCGCCATCGCCTGCAACCggctcaccaccgccacttgTTCGCCTTTCTGCACCCCGCCGTTGTCGAGGAGCCGCTCATCGCCGTGCAGGTGGCCTTGACGCACGGCATCGCCAGCTCTGTGGACCAGATCTTGGGTCGCCCTACGCCGCTGTCAGACCCGGCGAACACGTCGAAGGCGGCCCTCTACTTCCGCCACGCACTGGAAtcctcggcggcggttgactgcgccggtgcggcggaAGATGGCAACGTGAACACCGCCATCTTCTACAGCATCAACTCTGCCCAGAGTGCGTTGCGTGGCATGGACATGGGCAACCGCCTCATCAAGCGCGTCgtgcaggaggtggagggcaaCATTAATGCCcggcggcaggcgcgcaGCTTGACTCCCATCCACACCTTCAGCACCCTCTCACCCATCCCACTCTACGTCAAGTGGCTGGCTGATAAGGtggctgcgctggcggctgccgctgcgacagCTACCACGATGACGGCGAGCGGCATCTTTGGCAAGCAGCTCTCCGCAACCGAGGAAGATACACGCTACTTGGAGCCGCTTCGCGCGGCGATTGCCGGCTACGTCCTGCGGCACCCCGGTGCCCTACCGGCGGAGGCGCGTGCGGTGAtgtcagcggcggccgcaaGCAGTCACGGCAACCACGCGGCTGCAAACATAGCGGCACTGCAGTACCTCGTGCGTCTGCTCCAAGACTCATCTTCGCCCCCCTCGTTGCCGCGCGATGATCCTGCCATGTTCGCCGCGGGCAGCACCTCGACAgagcggcatcagcagccatgGTGGATGGACCATGCGTTCACGATGGCCCTCGAGGCGCCCCTGCTGCACTCCGTTGCCACGTACCTGTGCACTGCCAAGCGTAGTGGTGATGGCCGCATTCGCGACCCAGTCGGCAACTTTCACGTGTCTAATGGCGCCACTGTTTATCGACTAAACTTCCTGGCGAACACGACCCCGAAGGCCAGTTGTGAGAGCGCCTGCATCATGGTGAACTACTGGTACGACCTGCCAACGGTCTCAGCCAACGCTGCGCAGTACGAGGTGAGCCGCACCGTGCCCCTCGGTGAGCCGATCAAGACGCTGCTGGGGGACATTTAGGGCGGCAGTGCTGTCAAGCCCTGCGGAcacttcctccccctctccgttCCGCCAGTCGCGCTGGTgggcgcacgtgcagcagcaaaTCTTGTGCCCTGGAAGAGTGAGCGccatcccctcctctcccactTGCTTTGAAAATGACCGATCCACAGCGCAGGAACGATGGCCAgacagcaccaccaccgccacgcctccccacgcacacggacaTGCCCCGCCCTCCTTTGTGTGGCATTGCGCTCTTATTTTTGTGTAtcgctgcgcgcgcatctctctcgagcctttctcctccgtcttcgATGCGCGTCCGCCCTGCACCCTGCCCTGTGTACCCTCCGCCTTGCCCCCTT contains:
- a CDS encoding malonyl-coa decarboxylase-like protein gives rise to the protein MRCVYRPASGASGCCRATASGGTTLSAGTVAYASRHFSAPTRLSRSEPPPPPLPPLPGPGATVSEERVARWCRRLWDLTRKSTGSVASAHVTPQLQLAAHRATAALLSSSSASPFTAPLQIDDNGEVTGEVVLSCLRRAIRSDQGRIPGVIVESVWAAFDVLVPPIVQNSVTEDSITPATEDSFFMFISTLNELNFDLHAVVKASTQLTAKVDSYVALLRQAEAQETQQAATAAACGSAQAAIDGCELMEKLMKTKGEVMQCCFEARNAGSPLYYTWLWHTAAMPDGLRRLMHFRKLTHFFESLCKRHIKHLMQQQQQQPQRRSLLSSSAPATGESAGTLPSAAASSATEQSRCAGELSKWRSRLVEVGLIDGAMSLLLHDLFSKEYLVMEELTWLSTPPSMLDQIMRAESVHPFVRGLEDMRHRLQPAHHRHLFAFLHPAVVEEPLIAVQVALTHGIASSVDQILGRPTPLSDPANTSKAALYFRHALESSAAVDCAGAAEDGNVNTAIFYSINSAQSALRGMDMGNRLIKRVVQEVEGNINARRQARSLTPIHTFSTLSPIPLYVKWLADKVAALAAAAATATTMTASGIFGKQLSATEEDTRYLEPLRAAIAGYVLRHPGALPAEARAVMSAAAASSHGNHAAANIAALQYLVRLLQDSSSPPSLPRDDPAMFAAGSTSTERHQQPWWMDHAFTMALEAPLLHSVATYLCTAKRSGDGRIRDPVGNFHVSNGATVYRLNFLANTTPKASCESACIMVNYWYDLPTVSANAAQYEVSRTVPLGEPIKTLLGDI